In the genome of Streptomyces collinus, one region contains:
- the truA gene encoding tRNA pseudouridine(38-40) synthase TruA: protein MSDEVEAGHVRVRLDLSYDGSEFSGWAKQAGGRRTVQGEIEDALRTVTRSRETYELTVAGRTDAGVHARGQVAHVDLPREVWAEHHQKLLKRLAGRLPRDVRVWALREAPSGFNARFSAVWRRYAYRVTDNPGGVDPLLRGHVLWHDWPLDVDAMNEAARGLMGEHDFAAYCKKREGATTIRTLQELSLVRGDDGIITATVRADAFCHNMVRSLIGALLFVGDGHRPAEWPGKVLAAGVRDSAVHVVRPHGLTLEEVGYPADDLLAARSKEARNKRSLPSAGCC from the coding sequence GTGAGTGACGAAGTAGAGGCCGGCCACGTCCGGGTCCGGCTTGATCTGTCGTACGACGGGAGTGAGTTCTCCGGGTGGGCCAAGCAGGCCGGGGGGCGGCGGACCGTGCAGGGCGAGATCGAGGACGCCCTGCGGACCGTGACGCGGTCGCGGGAGACCTACGAGCTGACCGTCGCGGGGCGTACCGATGCGGGCGTGCACGCGCGCGGGCAGGTCGCTCACGTGGACCTGCCGCGTGAGGTGTGGGCCGAGCACCACCAGAAGCTGCTGAAGCGGCTCGCCGGACGGCTCCCGCGGGACGTCCGGGTCTGGGCCCTCAGGGAGGCGCCGAGTGGCTTCAACGCCCGCTTCTCGGCGGTCTGGAGGCGGTACGCGTACCGGGTCACCGACAACCCCGGAGGCGTCGACCCGCTGCTGCGCGGCCATGTGCTGTGGCACGACTGGCCCCTCGACGTGGACGCCATGAACGAGGCGGCCCGGGGACTGATGGGCGAGCACGACTTCGCCGCGTACTGCAAGAAGCGCGAGGGCGCGACCACGATCCGCACGCTCCAGGAGCTGAGCCTGGTGCGGGGGGACGACGGGATCATCACCGCCACCGTGCGGGCCGATGCCTTCTGCCACAACATGGTGCGCTCGCTCATCGGGGCGCTTTTGTTCGTCGGGGACGGGCACCGGCCCGCCGAATGGCCGGGGAAGGTGCTGGCGGCCGGCGTACGGGACTCGGCCGTGCACGTCGTACGGCCGCACGGGCTGACGCTGGAGGAGGTCGGCTACCCGGCCGACGACCTGCTCGCCGCGCGCAGCAAGGAGGCGCGGAACAAGCGGTCGCTGCCATCGGCGGGCTGCTGCTGA